In Streptomyces dangxiongensis, one DNA window encodes the following:
- a CDS encoding MGH1-like glycoside hydrolase domain-containing protein, with product MDRSAQLTARPAPGEIAYDQPPSATSAHVAAARVLAANWTGSSTVPSRSLYPHQWSWDSAFIAIGLRHISPLRAQTELETLLTAQWADGRVPHIVFNPSVPLDAYFPSPDFWRSVTAGRGAGAPRTVQTSGIVQPPVHALAAWLVHRADPVLSRARGFLARLHPRLAAWHRYLLHRRDLGGAGLASVVHPWEQGMDNSPCWDAPLARITPAPARSFRRADLDHGAPGDRPTDLDYGRYVRLAADYRDRGYTREDGEFAVEDPSFNALLIASEYALARIAGELGATGTARRARAERLTATLVERLWDPRAGMFLCRDLRGGGLLTERGVGGLVPLLLPGLPREVAAALVRTLRGPHFSFGDRTRLVPSYDLLGEAFDPHRYWRGPAWFNTGWLVERGLRTHGETAAADALRAAVVRLADASGFAEYVDPFTGEACGATGFSWTAALALDLLATDHPEPGVSPTGTGAFDRSDEGGDRR from the coding sequence GTGGATCGCTCTGCCCAGCTCACAGCCCGTCCCGCCCCCGGCGAGATCGCATACGATCAGCCGCCTTCAGCAACGTCCGCGCACGTCGCAGCGGCCCGGGTGCTGGCCGCCAACTGGACGGGCAGTTCGACGGTCCCGTCCCGCAGCCTGTACCCGCACCAGTGGTCCTGGGACTCCGCGTTCATCGCCATCGGGCTGCGGCACATCTCGCCGCTGCGCGCCCAGACCGAGCTGGAGACGCTGCTGACGGCCCAGTGGGCCGACGGGCGCGTCCCGCACATCGTGTTCAACCCCTCCGTACCGCTCGACGCGTACTTCCCGAGCCCCGACTTCTGGCGCTCCGTCACCGCCGGGCGCGGAGCGGGCGCCCCGCGCACCGTACAGACGTCCGGGATCGTGCAGCCACCCGTGCACGCGCTGGCGGCCTGGCTGGTGCACCGCGCCGACCCCGTCCTGTCCCGGGCCCGCGGCTTCCTGGCCCGGCTCCACCCGCGGCTGGCCGCCTGGCACCGGTATCTGCTGCACCGGCGCGACCTGGGCGGCGCCGGCCTGGCGTCCGTCGTCCACCCCTGGGAGCAGGGCATGGACAACAGCCCCTGCTGGGACGCCCCGCTCGCCCGGATCACCCCGGCCCCGGCCCGCTCCTTCCGGCGCGCCGACCTCGACCACGGCGCGCCCGGGGACCGGCCGACCGACCTGGACTACGGGCGGTACGTGCGGCTGGCCGCCGACTACCGGGACCGCGGATACACCCGGGAGGACGGGGAGTTCGCAGTGGAGGACCCGTCGTTCAACGCGCTCCTCATCGCCTCCGAGTACGCCCTCGCCCGGATCGCCGGGGAACTGGGCGCGACCGGCACCGCCCGCCGCGCCCGCGCCGAACGGCTCACGGCGACGCTGGTGGAACGGCTGTGGGACCCGCGGGCCGGGATGTTCCTCTGCCGCGACCTGCGGGGCGGCGGCCTCCTCACCGAGCGCGGTGTCGGCGGCCTGGTCCCGCTGCTGCTGCCGGGCCTGCCCAGGGAGGTCGCCGCCGCGCTCGTCCGCACCCTGCGGGGGCCGCACTTCTCGTTCGGCGACCGCACCCGGCTCGTGCCGAGCTACGACCTGCTCGGCGAGGCCTTCGACCCGCACCGGTACTGGCGCGGGCCGGCCTGGTTCAACACCGGCTGGCTGGTGGAGCGCGGGCTGCGGACGCACGGCGAGACGGCGGCGGCCGACGCCCTGCGCGCGGCCGTGGTGCGGCTGGCCGACGCCTCGGGTTTCGCCGAGTACGTCGACCCGTTCACCGGTGAGGCCTGCGGCGCCACCGGCTTCAGTTGGACCGCCGCGCTCGCGCTCGACCTGCTGGCCACGGACCACCCGGAACCGGGCGTGTCCCCGACGGGCACCGGCGCGTTCGACAGAAGTGACGAAGGAGGGGACCGGAGATGA
- a CDS encoding ROK family transcriptional regulator — protein MTGRPGRTGRGAGQASSGELLELVRSGRAVTRGALQQATGLSRATVGHRLDRLFRAGWLREGAGGPVGSPLGGRPAVTLEFDDSHAVVLAADLDTRHARAAVLTLTGDLLAEHSGALAVDDGPEAVLGELGRWFARLLAEAGHRAGEVCGIGLAVPGPVDSGTGRVVQPPIMPGWDGYDIRGRLSRAFTEHTGARTVPVLVDNDANLMAYGEQRAGHPDCTAFVLVKVSTGIGAGVVVHGSVYRGVDGGAGDIGHIRVGTEALCRCGSYGCLAAVASGGAVARRLAASGVPAASGSDVRDLLAAGHPEAAALAREAGRRVGDVLATVVTLLNPGVLMIAGDLAGTPFVTGVRELLYQRALPRSTARLEVVTSRLGERAGLLGAGALVVEHLYAPERVEERLSAMGV, from the coding sequence ATGACCGGGCGGCCGGGACGGACGGGCAGGGGCGCGGGACAGGCCAGCTCCGGCGAGCTGCTCGAACTGGTGCGCAGCGGAAGGGCCGTGACACGGGGTGCGCTCCAGCAGGCGACCGGACTGTCCCGGGCCACCGTCGGCCACCGCCTGGACCGGCTGTTCCGGGCCGGCTGGCTGCGGGAGGGCGCCGGCGGCCCGGTCGGCTCGCCGCTCGGCGGACGCCCCGCCGTCACACTGGAGTTCGACGACTCCCACGCGGTCGTCCTCGCCGCCGACCTCGACACCCGGCACGCCCGTGCCGCCGTCCTCACCCTGACCGGTGACCTTCTCGCCGAGCACTCCGGCGCGCTCGCCGTCGACGACGGCCCGGAGGCCGTCCTCGGCGAACTGGGCCGCTGGTTCGCCCGGTTGCTGGCCGAGGCCGGGCACCGGGCCGGGGAGGTCTGCGGCATCGGACTCGCCGTGCCCGGCCCGGTGGACAGCGGGACCGGCCGGGTCGTGCAGCCCCCGATCATGCCCGGCTGGGACGGCTACGACATACGGGGCCGGCTGTCCCGCGCCTTCACCGAGCACACCGGGGCCCGCACGGTCCCGGTCCTGGTCGACAACGACGCCAACCTGATGGCGTACGGCGAACAGCGCGCCGGACACCCCGACTGCACGGCCTTCGTACTGGTCAAGGTGTCCACCGGCATCGGCGCCGGGGTGGTCGTGCACGGCTCGGTCTACCGGGGCGTGGACGGCGGCGCCGGCGACATCGGACACATCAGGGTGGGCACCGAGGCGCTGTGCCGGTGCGGCTCGTACGGCTGTCTCGCCGCCGTCGCGAGCGGCGGCGCCGTGGCCCGCCGGCTGGCCGCCTCCGGGGTGCCGGCCGCCTCCGGCTCGGACGTACGGGACCTGCTGGCCGCGGGCCATCCGGAGGCCGCGGCGCTCGCCCGGGAGGCCGGGCGCCGGGTCGGGGACGTACTGGCGACCGTCGTGACCCTGCTCAACCCGGGCGTCCTGATGATCGCGGGCGACCTGGCCGGGACGCCGTTCGTCACCGGCGTGCGCGAGCTGCTCTACCAGCGGGCGCTGCCCCGCTCCACGGCCCGCCTGGAGGTCGTCACCTCCCGGCTCGGGGAGCGGGCCGGACTGCTGGGCGCCGGCGCGCTGGTGGTGGAGCACCTGTACGCGCCGGAGCGGGTGGAGGAGCGGCTCTCGGCGATGGGTGTGTGA
- the ppdK gene encoding pyruvate, phosphate dikinase, with product MSENKDPHAAKFVYDFTEGNKDLKDLLGGKGANLAEMTNLGLPVPPGFTITTEACKVYLDSGEEPAALRDEVSAHLDALEQKMGKKLGQPENPLLVSVRSGAKFSMPGMMDTVLNIGLSDKSVKGLAEQAGDDRFAWDSYRRLIQMFGKTVLGVDGDLFEEALEKAKHAKKVTVDTDLEAADLKKLVATFKKIVKAEAGRDFPQDPREQMDLAIKAVFDSWNGDRAKLYRRQERIPHDLGTAVNVCSMVFGNLGPDSGTGVAFTRDPASGHQGVYGDYLQNAQGEDVVAGIRNTVPLAELEQIDKKSYDQLMQIMKTLENHYKDLCDIEFTIERGQLWMLQTRVGKRTAGAAFRIATQLVDQGLIDETEALQRVTGAQLAQLMFPRFDEHAKAAQVGRGIAASPGAAVGKAVFDSYTAVKWSRSGEKVILVRRETNPDDLDGMIAAEGILTSRGGKTSHAAVVARGMGKTCVCGAEELEVDTKRRRMTVPGGHVVEEGDLISIDGSSGKVYLGEVPVVPSPVVEYFEGRMHPGADDADELVEAVHRMMAFADRKRRLRVRANADNAEDALRARRFGAQGIGLCRTEHMFLGDRRELVERLILADTEEEREESLKALLPLQKKDFVELFEAMDGLPVTVRLLDPPLHEFLPDITELSVRVALAESRQEPHENDLRLLQAVHRLHEQNPMLGLRGVRLGLVIPGLFTMQVRAIAEAAAERKAAKGDPRAEIMIPLVGTVQELEIVREEADQVIADVQAATGTALRLAIGTMIELPRAALTAGQIAEAAEFFSFGTNDLTQTVWGFSRDDVEASFFTAYLEKGIFGVSPFETIDRDGVGSLVKSAAEAGRRTRPDLKLGVCGEHGGDPESVHFFHEVGLDYVSCSPFRIPVARLEAGRAATQSTGSDHR from the coding sequence GTGTCGGAAAACAAAGATCCCCACGCAGCGAAGTTCGTTTACGACTTCACCGAGGGCAACAAGGACCTCAAGGACCTCCTCGGTGGCAAGGGTGCCAACCTCGCCGAGATGACCAACCTGGGTCTCCCCGTCCCTCCCGGCTTCACCATCACCACGGAGGCCTGCAAGGTCTACCTGGACAGCGGTGAGGAGCCCGCGGCACTGCGTGACGAGGTGAGTGCGCACCTCGACGCCCTTGAGCAGAAGATGGGCAAGAAGCTCGGCCAGCCCGAAAACCCGCTGCTCGTCTCCGTGCGCTCCGGCGCCAAGTTCTCCATGCCCGGCATGATGGACACCGTCCTGAACATCGGCCTCTCCGACAAGTCGGTCAAGGGTCTGGCCGAGCAGGCCGGCGACGACCGCTTCGCGTGGGACTCCTACCGCCGCCTGATCCAGATGTTCGGCAAGACCGTCCTCGGCGTCGACGGCGACCTCTTCGAGGAGGCCCTGGAGAAGGCCAAGCACGCCAAGAAGGTCACGGTCGACACCGACCTGGAGGCCGCCGACCTGAAGAAGCTGGTCGCGACCTTCAAGAAGATCGTCAAGGCGGAGGCCGGCCGGGACTTCCCGCAGGACCCGCGCGAGCAGATGGACCTCGCCATCAAGGCGGTCTTCGACTCCTGGAACGGCGACCGCGCCAAGCTGTACCGCCGCCAGGAGCGCATCCCGCACGACCTCGGCACCGCCGTCAACGTCTGCTCCATGGTCTTCGGCAACCTGGGCCCGGACTCCGGCACCGGCGTCGCCTTCACCCGCGACCCCGCCTCCGGCCACCAGGGCGTCTACGGCGACTACCTCCAGAACGCGCAGGGCGAGGACGTCGTCGCGGGCATCCGCAACACCGTCCCGCTGGCGGAGCTGGAGCAGATCGACAAGAAGTCGTACGACCAGCTCATGCAGATCATGAAGACCCTGGAGAACCACTACAAGGATCTCTGCGACATCGAGTTCACCATCGAGCGCGGCCAGCTCTGGATGCTCCAGACCCGCGTCGGCAAGCGCACCGCCGGCGCCGCCTTCCGCATCGCCACCCAGCTCGTGGACCAGGGCCTGATCGACGAGACCGAGGCGCTCCAGCGCGTCACCGGCGCCCAGCTTGCCCAGCTTATGTTCCCGCGCTTCGACGAGCACGCCAAGGCCGCGCAGGTCGGCCGGGGCATCGCCGCCTCGCCGGGCGCCGCGGTCGGCAAGGCCGTCTTCGACTCCTACACCGCCGTGAAGTGGTCCCGCTCCGGCGAGAAGGTCATCCTGGTCCGCCGCGAGACCAACCCCGACGACCTCGACGGCATGATCGCCGCCGAGGGCATCCTGACCTCGCGCGGCGGCAAGACCTCCCACGCGGCGGTCGTCGCCCGCGGCATGGGCAAGACCTGTGTCTGCGGAGCCGAGGAGCTGGAGGTCGACACCAAGCGCCGCCGGATGACGGTCCCCGGCGGCCATGTGGTGGAGGAGGGCGACCTGATCTCCATCGACGGCTCGTCCGGCAAGGTCTACCTGGGCGAGGTGCCCGTCGTGCCCTCCCCGGTCGTCGAGTACTTCGAGGGCCGGATGCACCCCGGCGCCGACGACGCGGACGAGCTGGTCGAGGCGGTCCACCGCATGATGGCCTTCGCCGACCGCAAGCGCCGCCTGCGCGTACGCGCCAACGCCGACAACGCCGAGGACGCGCTGCGCGCCCGCCGCTTCGGCGCCCAGGGCATCGGCCTGTGCCGCACGGAGCACATGTTCCTCGGCGACCGCCGCGAACTGGTCGAGCGCCTGATCCTGGCGGACACGGAGGAGGAGCGCGAGGAGTCCCTCAAGGCCCTGCTGCCGCTCCAGAAGAAGGACTTCGTGGAACTGTTCGAGGCGATGGACGGCCTGCCCGTCACCGTCCGCCTCCTCGACCCCCCGCTGCACGAGTTCCTCCCCGACATCACCGAGCTGTCGGTCCGCGTGGCCCTGGCCGAGTCCCGCCAGGAGCCGCACGAGAACGACCTGCGCCTGCTCCAGGCCGTGCACCGCCTGCACGAGCAGAACCCGATGCTGGGCCTGCGCGGCGTACGCCTCGGACTGGTTATCCCCGGCCTGTTCACCATGCAGGTCCGCGCCATCGCCGAGGCCGCGGCGGAGCGCAAGGCCGCCAAGGGCGACCCGCGCGCGGAGATCATGATCCCGCTCGTCGGCACGGTCCAGGAGCTGGAGATCGTCCGCGAGGAGGCGGACCAGGTCATCGCCGACGTCCAGGCGGCGACCGGTACGGCGCTCAGGCTGGCGATCGGCACGATGATCGAGCTGCCGCGCGCCGCGCTGACCGCCGGGCAGATCGCGGAGGCGGCCGAGTTCTTCAGCTTCGGCACCAACGACCTGACCCAGACGGTGTGGGGCTTCAGCCGCGACGACGTGGAGGCCTCCTTCTTCACCGCCTACCTGGAGAAGGGCATCTTCGGGGTCTCCCCGTTCGAGACGATCGACAGGGACGGCGTCGGCTCCCTCGTGAAGTCGGCGGCGGAAGCGGGCCGGCGCACCCGCCCCGACCTGAAGCTCGGCGTCTGCGGCGAGCACGGCGGTGACCCGGAGTCGGTGCACTTCTTCCACGAGGTCGGCCTGGACTACGTCTCGTGCTCCCCGTTCCGCATCCCGGTCGCCCGCCTGGAGGCCGGCCGCGCGGCCACACAGTCGACGGGCAGCGACCACCGCTAG
- a CDS encoding ABC transporter substrate-binding protein, translating into MTISRRTLLAAGAGAGLLTACGGNTGRGDGVSGPSLSQWYHQYGEQGTEQAVRRYAGAYRKARVDVQWRPGNYDQQTAAALLTAAGPDVFEVNGPTLDQIRGGQVADLTALLEGVKDDFAPAALAPKTYDGRIWAVPQVIDTQLLYYRKSLLKDAGVEPPTTLDALVDAARALTDRNVKGLFLGNDGGAGVLGGTPLYAAGLSLVTEDGKPGFDDPAAARTLGKLHRLYADDSLLLGAPSDWSDPSALLQGLTAMQWSGLWALPQVRKELGDDFGVLPFPADGAAGRPAVPVGAYGSAVSARSGHREAAKEYVKWLWVERTDYQRDFALSYGFHIPARISLAKKAGRLRSGAAADAVRFATDHGYAQPLLWTPAGQTAYQDALSRIIRNGADPARELRPVVGKVSAELDRVRKKP; encoded by the coding sequence ATGACGATCAGCCGCAGGACCCTGCTGGCCGCGGGTGCGGGCGCCGGACTGCTCACGGCGTGCGGGGGCAACACCGGACGCGGGGACGGTGTTTCGGGGCCGTCGCTGTCGCAGTGGTACCACCAGTACGGCGAACAGGGCACCGAGCAGGCCGTACGGCGCTACGCCGGCGCGTACCGGAAGGCGCGCGTCGACGTGCAGTGGCGGCCGGGGAACTACGACCAGCAGACCGCCGCCGCGCTGCTCACCGCCGCCGGACCCGACGTCTTCGAGGTCAACGGGCCCACGCTGGACCAGATCCGGGGCGGGCAGGTCGCCGACCTCACCGCCCTGCTGGAGGGCGTCAAGGACGACTTCGCGCCGGCCGCGCTCGCGCCGAAGACGTACGACGGCAGGATCTGGGCCGTCCCGCAGGTCATCGACACGCAGCTCCTCTACTACCGCAAGAGCCTGCTGAAGGACGCCGGCGTGGAGCCGCCCACCACCCTGGACGCCCTGGTCGACGCGGCACGCGCGCTCACGGACCGCAACGTCAAGGGACTGTTCCTCGGCAACGACGGGGGAGCGGGCGTGCTCGGCGGAACACCCCTGTACGCGGCGGGACTCAGCCTCGTCACCGAGGACGGGAAGCCCGGCTTCGACGATCCCGCCGCCGCCCGCACCCTCGGCAAGCTGCACCGGCTGTACGCCGACGACTCGCTGCTCCTGGGCGCGCCCAGCGACTGGTCCGACCCGTCCGCCCTCCTCCAGGGGCTGACCGCGATGCAGTGGTCCGGGCTGTGGGCGCTGCCGCAGGTGCGCAAGGAACTCGGCGACGACTTCGGGGTGCTGCCGTTCCCCGCGGACGGTGCCGCCGGCCGGCCCGCCGTACCCGTCGGCGCGTACGGGTCCGCCGTCAGCGCCCGCAGCGGGCACCGGGAGGCCGCCAAGGAGTACGTGAAGTGGCTGTGGGTCGAACGGACCGACTACCAACGGGACTTCGCGTTGTCGTACGGCTTCCACATCCCGGCCCGGATCTCCCTCGCGAAGAAGGCCGGCCGGCTGAGATCGGGGGCCGCCGCCGACGCCGTCCGGTTCGCCACCGACCACGGCTACGCCCAGCCGCTGCTGTGGACCCCGGCCGGCCAGACCGCCTACCAGGACGCGCTCAGCCGGATCATCAGGAACGGCGCGGATCCCGCGCGGGAACTGAGGCCGGTCGTCGGAAAGGTGTCGGCCGAACTCGACCGGGTGAGGAAGAAGCCGTGA
- a CDS encoding carbohydrate ABC transporter permease, whose protein sequence is MRRWRALWFWVFVGPFALGLALFTYVPLLWSVALSFFDAHNTVTPTHFTGLDNYTAMLRDHAFLDSLRTFLVFTAFIVPVTYGCSLSLALMVNRVRRARAFFRSVFFLPAACSYVVAALVWKMSVFSGVRFGLANTVLGWFGAGPVAWLASPDPPWYWLVIVTVRLWLQAGFYMILFLAGLQRIDPALYEAAAVDGARPGWTVLRHITLPQLRATSAAVVLLLVVNAFQAFDEFYNLLSDARGYPPYARPPLVYLYYTALGQGQNLGLGSAGAVILALVVAVVTVGQARWLRLGRTDGDG, encoded by the coding sequence GTGAGGCGGTGGCGGGCACTGTGGTTCTGGGTGTTCGTCGGGCCGTTCGCCCTCGGGCTCGCCCTGTTCACGTACGTACCGCTGCTGTGGAGCGTGGCACTCAGCTTCTTCGACGCGCACAACACCGTCACGCCCACGCACTTCACCGGCCTGGACAACTACACGGCGATGCTGCGGGACCACGCCTTCCTCGACAGCCTGCGCACCTTCCTCGTCTTCACCGCCTTCATCGTGCCCGTCACCTACGGGTGCTCCCTGTCCCTGGCCCTGATGGTCAACCGGGTCCGGCGCGCCCGGGCCTTCTTCCGGTCCGTGTTCTTCCTGCCGGCCGCGTGCAGCTATGTGGTGGCCGCGCTCGTGTGGAAGATGTCCGTCTTCAGCGGGGTGCGGTTCGGGCTGGCGAACACGGTGCTGGGCTGGTTCGGCGCCGGCCCCGTCGCCTGGCTCGCCTCCCCCGACCCGCCCTGGTACTGGCTGGTCATCGTGACCGTACGGCTGTGGCTCCAGGCCGGGTTCTACATGATCCTGTTCCTCGCCGGGCTCCAGCGGATCGACCCGGCGCTGTACGAGGCGGCGGCCGTGGACGGGGCCCGGCCCGGCTGGACCGTGCTGCGGCACATCACCCTGCCCCAGCTACGGGCCACCTCGGCCGCGGTGGTGCTGCTGCTCGTCGTCAACGCCTTCCAGGCCTTCGACGAGTTCTACAACCTGCTGTCGGACGCCCGGGGCTATCCGCCGTACGCCCGGCCGCCCCTGGTCTACCTGTACTACACCGCGCTCGGGCAGGGACAGAACCTGGGGCTCGGCAGCGCGGGCGCGGTGATCCTGGCGCTGGTCGTCGCCGTCGTCACGGTGGGACAGGCGCGCTGGCTGAGGCTGGGAAGGACGGACGGCGATGGATGA
- a CDS encoding carbohydrate ABC transporter permease, which yields MDDALVRAGRALRLVLLIVLALLFLIPFYLLLRNGLAAERDITSPAWTFFPRQVRWGNVRELFADPSVPFARSLLNSALIAVATTLGTLLLASLAGYGLARIPYRHANKVFHAVLGTLLVPAAVTFVPSFVLVSSLGWISTLRGLIVPTLFPAFACFVFRQYFLGFPHELEDAAEVDGLGYWRTYWLVVVPNARPVFAAVGTIVFLGAWNAFLWPLVIGQDQNAWTVQVALSTFTTAQVVRLHELFVAAAVSVLPLLLVFLCFQRWIVAGVERSGID from the coding sequence ATGGATGACGCCCTGGTGCGGGCCGGCCGGGCGCTGCGGCTGGTGCTGCTGATCGTCCTCGCCCTGCTCTTCCTGATCCCCTTCTACCTGCTCCTGCGCAACGGCCTGGCCGCTGAGCGGGACATCACCTCCCCGGCCTGGACGTTCTTCCCGCGGCAGGTGCGGTGGGGGAACGTCCGCGAGCTGTTCGCCGATCCGTCCGTGCCGTTCGCCCGGTCCCTGCTCAACTCCGCGCTGATCGCCGTCGCCACCACCCTGGGCACCCTGCTCCTGGCCTCCCTCGCCGGGTACGGCCTGGCCCGCATCCCCTACCGGCACGCGAACAAGGTGTTCCACGCCGTCCTGGGCACCCTGCTGGTCCCGGCGGCCGTCACCTTCGTCCCCAGCTTCGTGCTGGTGTCGTCGCTGGGCTGGATCTCCACGCTGCGGGGGCTGATCGTCCCGACGCTGTTCCCGGCGTTCGCCTGCTTCGTCTTCCGGCAGTACTTCCTCGGGTTCCCGCACGAACTGGAGGACGCGGCAGAGGTGGACGGGCTCGGGTACTGGCGGACGTACTGGCTGGTCGTCGTGCCCAACGCCCGGCCGGTGTTCGCGGCCGTCGGGACCATCGTGTTCCTGGGGGCCTGGAACGCCTTCCTGTGGCCGCTGGTGATCGGGCAGGACCAGAACGCCTGGACGGTGCAGGTCGCCCTCTCCACGTTCACCACCGCCCAGGTCGTGCGGCTGCACGAGCTGTTCGTCGCCGCCGCCGTGTCGGTGCTGCCGCTGCTGCTGGTGTTCCTGTGCTTCCAGCGGTGGATCGTGGCGGGGGTGGAGCGCTCCGGCATCGACTGA
- the nirD gene encoding nitrite reductase small subunit NirD: MTLALETTDLAVQLRLADNWFTVCDLSTLVPGRGVAALLPDGRQVAVFRDRADRLYAVDNRDPFTGAAVLSRGLTGSHEGRPFVASPLLKQRFDLAGGQCLDDEAVRVTTYEVRAAPPSLD, encoded by the coding sequence ATGACCCTGGCACTCGAGACGACCGACCTGGCGGTACAGCTCCGGCTGGCGGACAACTGGTTCACGGTCTGCGACCTGAGCACGCTGGTCCCGGGCCGCGGGGTGGCGGCCCTGCTGCCGGACGGCCGCCAGGTGGCCGTCTTCCGCGACCGCGCGGACCGGCTGTACGCCGTCGACAACCGCGACCCCTTCACCGGCGCGGCCGTCCTCTCGCGCGGTCTGACCGGCAGTCACGAGGGTCGCCCGTTCGTGGCGTCCCCGCTGCTCAAGCAGCGCTTCGACCTGGCCGGCGGCCAGTGCCTGGACGACGAGGCGGTACGGGTGACCACGTACGAGGTCCGGGCGGCCCCGCCGTCTCTCGACTGA